Below is a window of Pseudomonas eucalypticola DNA.
GTCGAACAGCGGCTCCTTGTCTTCCTGGTTGTCCTTGTTGTAGGCCAGCGGCTGGCCTTTCATCAGGGTCAACAGGCCCATCAGGGCGCCGAACACACGGCCGCTCTTGCCGCGCACCAGTTCCGGCACGTCAGGGTTTTTCTTTTGCGGCATGATCGAGCTGCCGGTGCAGAAGCGGTCTGGCAGGTCGATGAACTGGAACTGGGCGCTGGTCCACAGCACCAGCTCCTCGGAGAAGCGCGACAGGTGCATCATGGCCACACTGGCGGCGGCGCAGAATTCGATGGCGAAGTCACGGTCCGACACGCTGTCCAGCGAGTTGCCGCCCACGGCTTCGAAGCCCAGCAGCTGGCAGGTCAGCTCGCGGTCGATCGGGTAGGTGGTACCGGCCAGCGCGGCGCTGCCCAACGGCATGCGGTTGGTGCGCTTGCGGCAGTCCACCAGGCGCTCGTAGTCACGGCTGAGCATTTCGAACCACGCCAGCAGGTGGTGGCCGAAGGTCACGGGTTGGGCGGTCTGCAGGTGGGTGAAGCCGGGCATGATGGTCTCGGCTTCGCGCTCGGCCTGCTCCAGCAGGCCTTTCTGCAGGCGGGTGATCTCGGCCAGGATCAGGTCGATCTCGTCGCGCAGCCACAGGCGGATGTCGGTGGCCACCTGGTCGTTGCGGCTGCGGCCGGTGTGCAGCTTTTTACCGGTGATACCGATGCGGTCGGTGAGGCGTGCCTCGATGTTCATGTGCACGTCTTCCAGGTCCACGCGCCACTCGAACGTGCCGGCTTCGATTTCGCCCTGGATGGTTTTCAGCCCGTCGACGATGCTGTCGCGCTCGGCATCGGTGAGTACGCCGACCTTCGCCAGCATGGTGGCGTGGGCGATCGAGCCCATGATGTCGTGACGGTAGAGTCGCTGGTCAAAGTTGACGGAGGCGGTGAAGCGGGCGACAAAGGCGTCGACGGGTTCACTGAAGCGGCCGCCCCAGGACTGGTTGGTCTTGTCAGTACTCATGAATTCGCTCGTTGAAGGCGTGAACGGGAAATTGCCTGCAATAATAACAGGGCTTCAATCCCGACGGGGGTTGAGTGCCCAGCGGAATGCGCATATGCCTACAGATGGACGCAACCCGGCACGCCACGAGCGTGCGCGACAGGAATTTTTTCTACCGGTACTGTGCGAGCCCCAGGCGCTGCTGGTGCTGGTGATGCTCGCCGAGCTGCTGGTGATGGTGCTGGTATTGGCCGAGCCCATGGCCGCCGGTTTCGACTGGTCGCGGTTGGCGCTCACCTCGTTGTTCGTGCAATGGATAGTGTTGCTCTCCGCAGCCGTGCTGTGCGGGTTGCGGCCCTGGCTGGCAGGCCTGAACCCCGGGGTGGCCGGTGGGCTGTGCTGTGCCATGGTGGTCGCCCTGACCCTGATCGCCACTGGGCTGACCGACTACTTGCAGTTGGCCGGCTACCCCTCGGATATTTCCTTCGCCAGTTTCAATCGTTACCTGCGCCATGGGCTGATCGCGCTGATCATCTCGGCGTTGTTATTGCGCTACTTTTACCTGCAGAGCCAGTGGCGCGTTCAGCAACAGGCCGAATTGCAGGCGCGCCTGGAAGCCTTGCAGGCCCGCATCAAGCCGCACTTTCTGTTCAACACGCTTAACAGTATTGCCAGCCTGGTTGCCGTGGACGCGCTGCGCGCCGAGCAGGCAGTGCTGGACCTCTCCGACCTGTTTCGTGCCAGCCTGGGAAAGGCTGGCACGCTGGTGACCTGGGGTGAAGAGCTGGCGTTGTCGAAACGATATTTACGGATTGAGCAATATCGTCTTGGCGAGCGTCTACAGTTGGACTGGAGGATCAACGCAATTCCCGATGACTTGCCGATTCCGCAGCTAACCTTACAACCGTTGCTGGAAAACGCCCTGGTTCACGGTGTGGCCCCTCGCATAGACGGGGGTGTGATCCGGGTAGAAGCCGACTATAAAGGGGGAGAGTTCATATTGTGCGTAAGCAATCCCTACGACGAAGCCGCCCGCGGGCAGGTTTCGAGCGGTACTCACCAGGCACTGTCGAATATTGGTGCTCGACTTGCGGCACTTTTTGGCCCGCGCGCGAGTCTGAGCGTGGATCGCCGTGACGGTCGTCACTTCACCTGTCTACGCTATCCTTGTGCGAGACTCACGCAGGAATCCAGTGCAATATGAATGTCCTGATCGTTGATGACGAACCCCTAGCCCGCGAGCGCTTGAGCCGACTGGTCAGCGATCTCGAGGGATACAGCGTCCTGGAGCCAAGCGCCACCAATGGCGAAGAGGCCCTGACGCTGATCGACAGCCTCAAGCCGGATGTGGTCTTGCTCGACATCCGCATGCCCGGCCTTGATGGACTGCAGGTTGCAGCCAAGCTGTGCGAGCGCGAAGCGCCGCCAGCGGTTGTGTTTTGTACAGCCCATGACGAGTTCGCCCTGGAGGCGTTCCAGACCAGTGCCCTGGGCTATCTGGTCAAGCCGGTGCGCGCCGAGCACCTGCTCGACGCCCTGCGAAAGGCCGAGCGCCCCAACCGCGCCCAACTCGCCGCGCTGACCCGGCCTGCCGCGGAAAGCGGCAGCGGCCCACGCACCCATATCAGCGCACGGACGCGCAAGGGTATCGAGCTGATTCCGCTGGACCAGGTCATCTATTTCATCGCCGACCACAAGTACGTGACGCTGCGCCATGAGGGCGGGGAGGTGCTGCTCGACGAGCCCCTCAAGGCCCTGGAAGACGAGTTCGGTGACCGCTTCGTGCGCATTCACCGCAACGCCCTGGTGGCCCGGGACCGTATCGAGCGCTTGCAGCGCACACCCCTGGGGCACTTCCAACTGTTCCTCAAGGGGCTCAACGGCGACGCGCTGATCGTCAGTCGCCGGCACGTGGCGGGTGTCCGCAAGATGATGCAACAGTTGTGACGCGTCCGGGGCGGGCTTGCCCGCTCCTGGCGCCATGCTGCTCCCGGGATGCTGGTATGATCGGCCCATCTACCCAGCACGGATTGATTCATGCCTACTCGCGAGATCCGCATCGCCACCCGTAAAAGTGCCCTGGCCCTGTGGCAGGCCGAATACGTCAAGGCCCGCCTTGAACAGGCGCACCCCGGCCTGCTCGTGACCCTGGTGCCGATGGTCAGCCGCGGCGACAAGCTGCTCGATTCGCCCTTGTCGAAAATTGGCGGCAAGGGCCTGTTCGTCAAGGAGCTCGAAAACGCCCTGCTCGATAACGAGGCCGACATTGC
It encodes the following:
- the argH gene encoding argininosuccinate lyase → MSTDKTNQSWGGRFSEPVDAFVARFTASVNFDQRLYRHDIMGSIAHATMLAKVGVLTDAERDSIVDGLKTIQGEIEAGTFEWRVDLEDVHMNIEARLTDRIGITGKKLHTGRSRNDQVATDIRLWLRDEIDLILAEITRLQKGLLEQAEREAETIMPGFTHLQTAQPVTFGHHLLAWFEMLSRDYERLVDCRKRTNRMPLGSAALAGTTYPIDRELTCQLLGFEAVGGNSLDSVSDRDFAIEFCAAASVAMMHLSRFSEELVLWTSAQFQFIDLPDRFCTGSSIMPQKKNPDVPELVRGKSGRVFGALMGLLTLMKGQPLAYNKDNQEDKEPLFDAADTLRDSLRAFADMIPAIKPKHAIMREAALRGFSTATDLADYLVRRGLPFRDCHEIVGHAVKYGVDSGKDLAEMSLEELRRFSDQIDQDVFEVLTLEGSVNARDHIGGTAPAQVRAAVIRGQSLLAQR
- a CDS encoding sensor histidine kinase, whose product is MPTDGRNPARHERARQEFFLPVLCEPQALLVLVMLAELLVMVLVLAEPMAAGFDWSRLALTSLFVQWIVLLSAAVLCGLRPWLAGLNPGVAGGLCCAMVVALTLIATGLTDYLQLAGYPSDISFASFNRYLRHGLIALIISALLLRYFYLQSQWRVQQQAELQARLEALQARIKPHFLFNTLNSIASLVAVDALRAEQAVLDLSDLFRASLGKAGTLVTWGEELALSKRYLRIEQYRLGERLQLDWRINAIPDDLPIPQLTLQPLLENALVHGVAPRIDGGVIRVEADYKGGEFILCVSNPYDEAARGQVSSGTHQALSNIGARLAALFGPRASLSVDRRDGRHFTCLRYPCARLTQESSAI
- a CDS encoding LytR/AlgR family response regulator transcription factor encodes the protein MNVLIVDDEPLARERLSRLVSDLEGYSVLEPSATNGEEALTLIDSLKPDVVLLDIRMPGLDGLQVAAKLCEREAPPAVVFCTAHDEFALEAFQTSALGYLVKPVRAEHLLDALRKAERPNRAQLAALTRPAAESGSGPRTHISARTRKGIELIPLDQVIYFIADHKYVTLRHEGGEVLLDEPLKALEDEFGDRFVRIHRNALVARDRIERLQRTPLGHFQLFLKGLNGDALIVSRRHVAGVRKMMQQL